aatgctccctctaaactgagttagcgtgagatggctcacagatttttagccttcagctcacacatttttgtcttagcttaggaaaaacgGCCCTAGAGCACATTTATGCAGTTTCTGCAGTaattcacaacttgaatgccagtagctcacaactttaatactgaTAGCTCACagagtggaatttttgctcacaagactctgcagcttagagggaacattgcaggcagtaggtgatgtgaaagatgatgtggggagggacggtggctcagttgtagagcatctgcttgggaagcagaaggtcccaggttcaatccctggcatctccaaaaaagggtcccggcaaataggtgtgaaaaacctcagctggagaccctggagagccgctgccagtctgagaagacaatattgactttgatggaccaagggtctgattcagtataagacagcttcatatgttcatatgttcaagatctctgcctgaaaccctggagagctgctaccagtcagagtggacaatgctcaccttgatggactgatggtctggttcagtataggtacttataagcagtgttccctcagagatgagttagcttgagctagctcacagtttttaagcctccagctcacacatttttgtcttagctcaggaaatggcctcagagcacagcAATTTATGTACGACTCGCAACTTGAATCTTGAGAATCTTGagcgtcccttggactgcaagaagatccaatcagtcagtcctaaggggaatcaacctagactgttccctggaaggtcagatgctgaagctgaagctcaaaaactttggccacccaatgagaaaggagcactccctggagaagactcttgagagtcccttggactgcaagaagatccaatcagtcagtcttaagggaaatcaacccagactgttccctggaaggtcagatgctgaagctgaagctcaaatactttggcaacccaatgagaagggagcactccctggagaagatcctgatgctgggaaagacagaaggcaaaagaagaaggggacagcaaaagatgagacggctggacagcgttactgatgtaactaacacgaatttgagcagacttcggaggatggtggaagacaggagggcctggcgtgactttgtccctggggtcgcaaagagtcagactcgactgtgtgactgaaccacAACcacacaacttgaatgccagtagctcacaacctaaataccagtagctcacaaagtagaatttttgttcacaaggctctgcagcttcaAGGGAACATTGCTTATAAATGCACCATGGTATCCAAAACAGGGACGATCTCATCACGTTTCTTCCGCAATCTCATCTTGATAGAACTTTCGCCGTTATGTGATAAAAACTAGAGGCTGTCTTTACTGGGTAGAGAACAGGAAATGGACAGTAAGACACATGAAGGGAAGTAAGAAGAGAGGCTTTTGTTATCATTTTTATTTAGGTTGGCCAACCtctgggaagggaatggagatctcctgaaattacaactgacctccagtttctctggagaaaatggctgccttagtggattctgtggtattatacaccaaaccctaccttctccaggctctgctcccaaatctccaggaatctcccaacctggagttggcaaccttcgtgtgtttattttattcatgTATAATCTATAGGGTTGAGGGGAGATAGGGTCAAGATGGCTGAGGACACCCATTTGCTCAGGATGGAAAAAACCCAAATGAAATGTGAGAGGATTTCTTcagatttttctccctctcctaaaatGCTAGAACAGGAGGGCCTCTAATGAAGACGacaggcagtaggttcaggatggacagaaGGAAATACAGCTTTATGCAGAGAGTGAATAAaaatgtgggattcgctgccaGAAGATGGagggatggccacaggaacaaacagtTTGAAAAGGGgcctggaggcaacatcaggggaatgccTCGTCATCATCTGCTCCCTGGTGTTcaccctccagagggactggttggccactgtgtgagacaggatgctggactaggtgcaccactggtctgatccagcagggtccttctgatgttctaatgaaggccttggcttctatgccctgttgttggccttccagaggaactggttggccactgtgtgagacaggatgctggactaggtggatcatgggtctgatccagcagggtcctTCTTATGTTccaatgaaggccttggcctctatgccctgttgttggccttccagaggaactggttggccactgtgtgagacaagatgctggactaggtggaccactggtctgatccagcagagtccttctgatgttctaatgaagactttggcctctatgccctgttgttggccttccagagaaactggttggccactgtgtgagacaggatgctggactaggtggaccactggtctgatccagcagggtccttctgatgttctaatgaagaccttggcctctatgccctgttgttggctcttcagaggaactggttggccactgtgtgaggcaggatgctggactaggtggaccactggtctgatccagcagggtccttctgatgttctaatgaaggtcttggcctctgtgtccaGACCCGGCACTAGGGTTTCCTGTGCCCCAGACCAAACCctgctcctctgccccccccaaaatatatatatttgcgcGTGCTTTGCgtgcaaggggagggacggtagctcagtggtagagcatctgcttgggaagcagaaggtcccaggttcaatccctggcatctccaaaaaagggtccaggcaaataggtgtgaaaaacctcagcttgagaccctggagagccgctgccagtctgagaagacaatactgactttgatggaccaagggtctgattcggtgtaaggcagcttcatatgttcatatgttcatgtaccaATGATGTCATTggtttaaattgataagtgaattatggttttatatgttttatggaattgattgtttttatgatattgtaagccgccctgagtccgcttgcggagagggcgggatataaatgtaaagtaataaataataaataaataaatgtcatacCCCCCAAATTTGCCAAGGTCTCCCGAGAGCCTCGGCAAGTCTTGGTGAAGTCCAGAAGGCAGCGTGCACACTCAGAGCCTGACCCTGAGTGTGCGCGCTGCCAAGGCCCCCCACTTTGCCAAGGTCTTCTGAACCTCAGGAGGCTTTGGTGAAGTCTGGAAGGCAGCACACGCTTGCTCAGAGCCCGACTTTGAGCGCATGCTGCCACGCTACCAGCACTTTGCTGAGGTCTCCCGAGTCTTGGGAGGCCTTGGCGAAGTCTGGAAGGCAGCGCGtgtgggagagggggtgcctcatggtgcccctaggccaggcagcaccctaggtggccacctacttggcctactcccaagTACTGACActgtctctgccctgttgttggccctccaagggaactggttggccactgtgtgagatgggatgctggactagatggtctgatccacACTGCTCTTCTTATGGTCTTAATGTAGCTGTGGAGGAACTGACATTGAATGGGTCTCACAAACATCTCTATTTGACATCCTGCAAGGAGAATTACCCCAGCTGGCCTAAGACAATCATAATATtgtgggttccatgcaatgaagaggcgaggtggtagtgatcatagctcttttattaggtacagcatagtatagggctgcactcaaaagactggagaactgggccaacggttGCCAACGcaagggttcccacgcaagcacattattggaccattcaaacgcaagggttcccacgcaagcacattattggaccattcaaaccagcagggggcctgtgattggagcagggcagcagggactttgatcctgctgcccattgttcccgagtccccaagctcagtccttacggctccaatgagcccagcaagAACACCCATAGTAGTCTTCACTttagtccgcatacacaacaataAACATCAATGAAGAAATTGCCTTTCCAACACGAGATCGATGGACTCCATCAAAGAAGCCCGGACTCTCAGTTTGCAGGACCTGAGCAATGGTAGGATGTTTTTTTGGAGGTTAGTAATTCATAGCGCTGCCGGGGGCTTTTTTGTTGtcattgcaggaactcctttgcatattaggccacacctccccgatgtagccaatccacctggaacttacagtagatcCTATAGgaaaagctctgtaagctctcggaggattggctacatcagggggtgtgtggtttaatatgcaaaggagctcctgctacaatgaaagccctggcattgccataagtcagaagtatCCACTTTGTCGTAGTCAGCTGACCTCATCACACTAATTTGTGCTACAGGCCAATCAAGGCTGGATCGATGCAGCACACTTTATGTGAAACTGCAGGGAATTTCAATGAAAACTAGCTCCCGTTTTCTCCCCCTTCttcctctaaaacaggggtgtcaaacctgcagtttgggggccgaatcaggcccccagagggctcctctcaggcccccgagcaactgcctgtcatctgcttctttctccctctctcttgcttccttctgcataaaggCTTGCTGTAAAGTATATGTGGTTGGAACAGTGTATTTTCATTTTTGTAACGAATTGTGTAATGAGCGGGATTAGCATATTATTATAAACTGTGATAACGATTGTAATGTGTTTTCACGGATTGTTTCAGGGCTTGCGGTtaacctccagatgaggcctggagatctcctagagtTACAACTCACCTCTAGGCTACGGAGATCAATTTCCTGGGAGAAATTGGCTACTTCAGACGGTGGTATTATATACAACCGAAGTTCCTCCCTGGGATCTACtctcaattctccaggaatttctcaatctagagttggcaaccctacacatgacCATTGAAAAAAGTGAGCTGATATGCACTATTCCCTCAGGCTACACATCAGTACTTTCCCATCCATGCATAAGCATCAAGAAGCAAGTCTGTAAATCTTGCATCCAGTTTCCCAGAAGACATTTATGCAATTCGTTTACAggcagagctttaaaaaaaaattgtagaaaaagcctaacaggaactcatttgcatattaggccacaccccctgacatcaccattccttcacacaagatttttttttgccaaaaaagcccagcaagaatctatttgcatattaggccacaccccctgacatcaccattccttcacacaatttttttttgtcaaaaaagcccagcaagaatccatttgcctattaggccacaccccctgacaccaccattccttcacacaagattttttttgtcaaaaaagcccagcaagaatccatttgcctattaggccacaccccctgacatcaccattcctTCACACAAGatttttttgtcaaaaaagcccagcaagaatctatttgcatattaggccacaccccctgacatcacagttCCTTCACACAAgattttttttgtcaaaaaagcccagcaagaatctatttgcatattaggccacaccccctgacaccaccagtcCTTCACACAAGATTTTTTcttgtcaaaaaagcccagcaagaatccatttgcctattaggccacaccccctgacatcaccattcctTCACACAAGATTTTTTTGTCAAAACCCCCCAGCAagaatccatttgcatattaggccacaccccctggatacccagccagctggaacggtgctcctgcatgttcctgctcaaaataagccctgcttACAAACACACTCTTTGTGTggcaggagctgtggctcagtggcagcgcATCGCTTCCGGGTCAGCATGCTGCCACCCTGAGCCGGTGGTCTGAACTCAGCCTATGTTTTCATTTTAGAGCCTTTCATGTAGGGAAAGGCTTGATTAAAGGATCAGATGTGGCTTCAGAAGAGAAGAACAGATCTGAGTAATCTATGTTTCAAAGCTATGCGTTAACAGGATTGTTGTTAGAGGCCTGGCTTTTTAGAGCAGGTTTTCTTTTCCATATACTGTATTTAGTCAGGTCCAAAAAGCCAATTCAGTTTCTTAAGGGACTGTTAGGATATTGGGCTTTtttcggggagggggaagagccctgtgtgaaacaatggtgatgtcggggtgggggtggcctaataatcaaatgagatcctgctgggctttttctacaaaaaagccatagagagaggcagggagagagagaggcagagagagagagagcagggccggatcaagggggggggcagaggggggtgcttgcccccgACGCCAACAGAGGGGGTGGCATCAAATTGGATATGAAGTCCATTGTACCCTAAGGGACTATAAGATAGTATGGCCCAtaaggggcgccattttttaattcccacccccctcaaaaaacatgtagatctggtcctgagagagagagagatgggatcTGTTGAAATTCAGACACGCTTTCTTAACGACTTTAAGTGAAAAGCCTAAAGGAATCTATGTTCTTCAAGCAACAGGCAAGATGTTCTAATGACGGCATCACAACATTGTTTGGGTACGTGGTTGTAGTCCCATCTTGGTGTCTCTCTCCTCCTTGAAAACTCTCTGGAGGATCGCCTTCATTCTCTCCTGAAATTTGCCACCATTCTGTCTCCCAGCCAGGAAATAAATCAGTGGATTTATACTACTGTTTAGAGAGGTCCATAAACCAAAATATTGCTGTATACCGACGGGCAGCGTGAAGGTAAAGAAAGTTGTCAGGATCATaaacaggaagaaagagagaaacatCAATAAGACCACTCTCAAAAGACTCCCACACTGACACCTTGGTGATTTCAAGCAGACTCTGGTGAACAGAGTCAGAGTGGAGATGATCAAAATTAAGACACAAATCAAAGAAGTCAGAGCATAACTGTAAAGAAATACAGGTGCATAATAATAGCGTATCAAATCAATATAATATAGAAATAAGGGCACCCCAATGAGGGCAAAAGGGAGAGCCCATATGAAGACACACACGGTGGTGGACAACGCTGGTGACCGGTGGTGTCGGTACCAATTTGGGAAGAAGACAGACACCCATCTGTCAATGCTGATGGCTGTCAGGAGAAGCAGACGACTGCTGCACGTCAATAGCAAGAGACTGAACAAAAACCTGCCAAGATCACTAGGACACCCAGGATAGTCATAGAAAGATGGTGGGTTGAAACATAGATCTAGCGGAAGCAGAAACACGAGGGATCCAAAGTCAGCCACGGCCAAGTTCAGGATGTAGATGGCAAAAGGTTTCCTTTTCATACGGAAGCCAAGAAGCCGGATGAGATTTCCATTCCCCACCAGTCCAATAATGCAGAAGAAAATAATGAAGACAGAGAGGATAAATTGATCGCCAATATAATTGAACCATCGCAAATCTTTTTCGTCTTTGTGAGAGAATAAGGTCTTAAGGTTGAACCCATCCACCATGGTTGTGTTCAGCTTCCGGGGTGGTTGATTTCTGCTTGTCTTGGACCACCACTCCTACGAGGACAAAAGAGGTAGCAAAGGGGGATTCAGTTCTTGCAGTGGAGCTGAACCAACAATGtagctcagggatggccaacggtagctctgcagatgtttttttgcctacaacttccatcagccccagccagcagggctgatggctggggctgacgggagctgtaggcaaaaacatctggagagctaccgttggccacccctgatgtagctcaaCGATGTCCACCTGGTAGTTGCCAGATGGGGTTCCCCCAACTTTAGGCCCCACCACCCTGCAGCTATATAAGTTGTTGTTCCCCCCCTAGTCAGCAGGGATCCTCTCAAAAATCTCATCCATATAAGGATATCTCTCTAAattataaaagaagaagaattgcagatttataccccgcccttccctctgaatcagagactcagagcggcttacaatctatcttcttcccccacaacagacaccctgtgaggtgggtgggcccgagagagctctcccagaagctgccctttcaaggacagctctttgagaggctacggctgatccaaggccattccagcagctgcaagtggaggagtggggaatcaaacccggttctctcagataagagtccgcacacttaaccactacactaaactggctctcactggaaATCACTACAGCTACCTAACACCATATTTATATACAGTAGATATTCAGAATATATTCAATTGCTGCAGAATTTCCTGGGTTTTAAAAGGGAGAAGCAAACAAAAGTTACATTTTTTACATAGGTCTAAAACTTACTGCTCTGTGGTGAGTACAGTAGAAAGCTGGTCTGCTATCATGTACTGGGATGGAAAGACTTCCAAGGAAGTTCAAACTTCGACAGGACCAGTCATGTGCCTCGTCAAACTCAATGCAAGTTGGATAGGAGACGCAACCCGGACTATGTCTTTTCTTTGTCTGCTTGCAAATATCTTATGACAAAACATAAAACTGTTCTCTAATCAGCTGTCCAGATATCCATCAGTAGACTGAATATGTTGAGGCTCTGGCTGTGAAAAGAGtctatatcaggagtggccaaactgtggctcaggaaccataTATGGGTCTTTAAcgcatattgtgtgtctcttgaaacccccccccccacttcctgttggccgggttggagaaggcatttctctctttaaatcccttcaccaaaccagctggcagcttggagaaggcattttaagttaaagttgctttctttacacttctccttcccacttccctcccaccctatctattttccttccttccttcctccctccctccctccctttgcggctctcaaacatctgacatttattttatgtgcctCTTagattaagcaactttggccacccctggtctatatactggaaaaaaacaacaacactcttGAGAGCAACAGATTTGGAATCAATCTGGAATGGAAATGAACCTGTTATTCCTGAACAATGTAATTCttttcaaaaaaacattttgtttCTACATCGATTGTCTGGAAAAGTCCCCTATTTTTCTGATCTCCAGTGGTTGAAAATGGCATCTGGAAGTCCCACAGGGCATCAGCAAGAATCAAAAGCAGTGTCCCGGACAGCTCCCTTTTAGAATGCCATGCAGGCAGAAAGCTGAGGGACATGTttgggctgtggcttagtggaagaccctttgctttgcatgcagaaggtcccaggttcaatctccggcatccccagataaaaggaccaggcagtagataatgtgaaagaactcagcctgagaccctggacagctgctgccagtctgacagAACAATacggaccttgatggactgatggcctcattcagggatcattttgtagaagaataggtggtggagctcattcaggcgttgttatgcaactgcacctactattcaatagacaaggaggtggaactctcagaaggaggaggt
Above is a window of Heteronotia binoei isolate CCM8104 ecotype False Entrance Well chromosome 7, APGP_CSIRO_Hbin_v1, whole genome shotgun sequence DNA encoding:
- the LOC132574693 gene encoding mas-related G-protein coupled receptor member H-like, translated to MVDGFNLKTLFSHKDEKDLRWFNYIGDQFILSVFIIFFCIIGLVGNGNLIRLLGFRMKRKPFAIYILNLAVADFGSLVFLLPLDLCFNPPSFYDYPGCPSDLGRFLFSLLLLTCSSRLLLLTAISIDRWVSVFFPNWYRHHRSPALSTTVCVFIWALPFALIGVPLFLYYIDLIRYYYAPVFLYSYALTSLICVLILIISTLTLFTRVCLKSPRCQCGSLLRVVLLMFLSFFLFMILTTFFTFTLPVGIQQYFGLWTSLNSSINPLIYFLAGRQNGGKFQERMKAILQRVFKEERDTKMGLQPRTQTML